The proteins below come from a single Deltaproteobacteria bacterium genomic window:
- a CDS encoding aspartate aminotransferase family protein encodes MPGQKSRALYASEQEFLAPGLQRIAQLSELTVAEGRGCTLIDVDGNEYLDFFAGVAVASLGHSHPRFVAALTRQLKRLAVGSFTSEPRLRLMKLLAELAPGALKRTQLYSGGAEAVEAAIRLAKAYTKKHEVVGFWGGFHGKTGGVIGLIGDEWKQKWGPLPGGTHQVPYADCYRCPFKLGYPDCGLFCLDFMRQSLKTTTAGMIAAIIVEPIQGTAGNVVPPPEFLTGVQEIAREHEALLICDEMITGFGRTGAVFGCQHSGIEPDVMTIGKGFGNGFPVTGLISSDEITAAQPFAKPSSSSSSYGGNPLAAAAALSTVETILEEQLIDNAARVGAVLLDELRGLQEKYEFIGDVRGAGLLIGMDLVKNRTTKEPLSRAVSEEIFLGALRRGLLLMGYFSRVRINPPLILSETEARDGVAILDEVFAEVARSGRYRQ; translated from the coding sequence ATGCCAGGGCAAAAGTCGCGCGCCTTGTACGCGAGCGAGCAAGAATTCCTCGCCCCCGGCTTGCAGCGGATCGCGCAGCTCTCCGAACTGACCGTGGCCGAGGGACGCGGCTGTACCCTGATCGACGTCGACGGCAACGAGTACCTCGACTTCTTCGCCGGCGTCGCGGTCGCCAGCTTGGGACACTCGCATCCGCGTTTCGTGGCCGCACTCACCCGCCAGCTCAAGCGGCTTGCGGTCGGCAGCTTCACCAGCGAGCCGCGGCTGCGACTGATGAAGTTGCTCGCCGAGTTGGCGCCGGGCGCGCTCAAGCGCACGCAGCTTTACAGCGGCGGTGCCGAGGCCGTTGAAGCCGCGATCCGGTTGGCCAAAGCTTACACCAAGAAGCATGAAGTGGTCGGCTTCTGGGGCGGCTTTCATGGCAAGACCGGCGGCGTGATCGGCCTCATCGGTGACGAGTGGAAACAAAAGTGGGGGCCGCTGCCGGGCGGCACGCACCAAGTGCCCTACGCCGACTGCTATCGCTGCCCGTTCAAGCTCGGCTATCCCGACTGCGGCCTGTTCTGCCTCGACTTCATGCGCCAGAGTCTCAAGACCACCACGGCCGGCATGATCGCGGCCATTATCGTCGAGCCGATCCAGGGCACGGCCGGCAACGTGGTGCCGCCGCCGGAATTCCTGACCGGCGTGCAAGAGATCGCCCGCGAACACGAGGCGCTGCTGATTTGCGATGAGATGATTACCGGCTTCGGGCGCACCGGCGCCGTCTTCGGCTGCCAGCACAGCGGCATCGAGCCCGACGTCATGACCATCGGCAAGGGGTTCGGTAACGGCTTCCCGGTTACGGGGTTGATCTCCAGCGATGAGATCACCGCGGCGCAGCCGTTCGCCAAGCCCAGTTCGTCCTCGTCGAGTTACGGCGGCAACCCGCTGGCCGCGGCCGCCGCCCTGAGCACCGTCGAGACGATCCTCGAGGAGCAGCTGATCGACAACGCCGCCCGCGTCGGCGCGGTCTTGCTCGACGAGCTGCGCGGCCTGCAAGAGAAGTACGAATTCATCGGCGACGTGCGCGGCGCCGGCCTGCTTATCGGCATGGATCTGGTGAAAAACCGCACCACCAAGGAGCCGTTGTCACGCGCGGTGTCGGAGGAAATCTTCCTGGGAGCGTTGCGGCGCGGCCTGCTGCTGATGGGCTACTTCTCGCGCGTTCGCATCAACCCGCCGTTGATCCTGAGTGAAACCGAAGCCCGCGACGGCGTGGCGATTCTCGACGAGGTGTTCGCCGAGGTCGCCCGCAGCGGACGCTACCGGCAATGA
- a CDS encoding Gfo/Idh/MocA family oxidoreductase, with protein MSTALRGAIVGFGNVAECGHLPAWQARAARGQMQIVAVAEPAAQRRQQARKLLPAALVGAEVQQILRDPTLDFVDIAAPPALHTDLIVAAANAGLHILCEKPLAVSAADYRRQHAAVERAGVTLFTVHNWKYSEPFRRVRALLDTGAIGPLATITFETTRDGCARTVGSNWRTHGAVAGGGILVDHGWHAFYLMLGLANERPRAIRAQLARRRYLTADVEDSALCTIEFPSLTGRLELTWAGRERRTRWQLQGRDGRIEVTDDRVSLHRRGRQESFTCAQSLSAGSHHPEWFAAVIDAFHREITDPAVRGENLAEAEQCVQLLSLAYASHADDARTQPLPATAN; from the coding sequence ATGAGCACGGCCTTACGCGGCGCCATCGTCGGCTTCGGCAACGTCGCCGAGTGCGGTCACTTGCCGGCGTGGCAGGCGCGCGCGGCCCGCGGCCAGATGCAGATCGTGGCGGTGGCGGAGCCCGCGGCGCAGCGCCGGCAGCAGGCGCGCAAGCTCTTGCCCGCTGCCCTGGTCGGCGCCGAGGTGCAGCAGATACTGCGTGATCCGACGCTTGATTTCGTAGACATTGCCGCCCCGCCGGCGCTGCACACCGACTTGATCGTGGCGGCCGCGAACGCCGGCTTGCACATCTTGTGCGAGAAACCGCTGGCGGTCTCGGCCGCCGATTACCGGCGCCAACATGCGGCCGTGGAGCGCGCCGGCGTCACGCTCTTTACCGTGCATAACTGGAAGTACTCCGAGCCCTTTCGGCGTGTGCGCGCGCTGCTCGACACCGGCGCCATCGGGCCGCTGGCCACCATCACCTTCGAGACCACGCGCGACGGCTGCGCCCGCACGGTCGGGAGCAACTGGCGTACCCACGGGGCCGTGGCCGGCGGCGGCATTCTCGTCGATCACGGCTGGCACGCCTTCTACTTGATGCTGGGCCTCGCCAACGAGCGGCCGCGGGCAATCCGCGCGCAATTGGCGCGGCGGCGCTACCTCACCGCCGATGTCGAGGACAGCGCGCTCTGCACCATCGAGTTTCCGTCGCTGACCGGACGGCTGGAGCTGACCTGGGCCGGTCGTGAACGGCGCACGCGCTGGCAGTTGCAGGGGCGCGATGGACGCATCGAGGTCACCGACGATCGCGTCAGCCTGCACCGTCGCGGCCGCCAGGAATCGTTCACCTGCGCGCAGTCGCTATCCGCCGGTTCGCACCATCCCGAGTGGTTTGCCGCGGTGATCGATGCCTTCCACCGCGAGATCACGGATCCCGCCGTCCGCGGCGAAAACCTCGCCGAAGCCGAGCAGTGCGTGCAGCTGTTGTCGCTGGCCTACGCCTCGCACGCCGACGATGCCCGCACGCAGCCGCTACCGGCAACGGCCAACTGA
- a CDS encoding zinc ribbon domain-containing protein encodes METRSVQCPSCGADNPGDAAYCGHCGTNLLVPPTCPGCGRSNAAGVRFCHGCGGQLGAAQKDRAGAAAEDDAPDLAQRVAVVENELVELAREVAELGTLREQLQRALDGVRRRAAAQSAEAPPAGADQAQASAGPERQRDPAKLPHATVAATPPAALATAATPAGEPPRANRVAETINIVHCDDQQPFQEALRAAVEKFGHASYRRLEELDGGGPPTGKRLLAVNLLSGGDPLRVVSEAAVLGVENPSAFTYCADGGRGLVLGMVEYFAPPFEADACVTRLLERPAPAQRLLVVSDAVDVTTELRSILTRLGCATSVAFDVRQALDLLPMVRPDVILLDLNLPKGEALRVASRVRADTAYTNVSFALMWHKAIEAATFRQHAGRTTRDSALSAEDLRRAMARELSPGGSAFVPRR; translated from the coding sequence GTGGAAACACGCTCCGTGCAATGTCCCTCCTGCGGCGCGGACAACCCCGGGGACGCAGCCTATTGTGGGCATTGCGGCACCAACCTGTTGGTGCCACCAACTTGCCCCGGTTGCGGCCGGTCAAATGCCGCAGGGGTGAGGTTTTGTCACGGTTGCGGCGGCCAATTGGGCGCAGCGCAGAAAGACCGCGCGGGGGCTGCGGCGGAAGACGATGCCCCCGATTTGGCCCAACGGGTGGCAGTGGTCGAGAACGAATTGGTCGAGCTGGCGCGCGAGGTGGCGGAGCTCGGCACGCTGCGCGAGCAGTTGCAACGCGCGCTGGACGGGGTGCGCCGGCGCGCGGCAGCGCAAAGTGCGGAGGCACCGCCCGCCGGCGCCGATCAAGCGCAGGCGTCGGCCGGACCCGAACGACAGCGCGATCCGGCAAAGCTGCCCCATGCAACGGTTGCGGCCACCCCCCCGGCCGCATTGGCGACGGCGGCTACGCCTGCGGGCGAGCCGCCGCGCGCCAACCGCGTGGCCGAAACCATCAACATAGTTCATTGCGATGACCAGCAACCCTTCCAAGAAGCGCTGCGGGCCGCGGTCGAGAAGTTCGGACATGCCAGCTATCGCCGTCTCGAAGAGCTAGACGGCGGCGGTCCACCGACCGGCAAGCGGCTGCTGGCGGTGAACCTGTTGAGCGGCGGCGATCCGCTGCGGGTTGTGAGCGAGGCAGCGGTGTTGGGGGTCGAGAATCCCAGCGCGTTCACTTACTGTGCCGACGGCGGCCGCGGGCTGGTGCTGGGTATGGTGGAGTATTTCGCGCCACCGTTCGAGGCGGATGCCTGTGTGACGCGCCTGCTGGAGCGGCCGGCACCGGCGCAGCGCCTACTCGTGGTCAGCGATGCCGTCGATGTCACCACCGAGCTACGCAGCATCCTGACCCGCCTGGGCTGCGCCACCTCGGTGGCCTTCGACGTCCGCCAAGCGCTCGATCTGCTGCCGATGGTACGGCCGGACGTGATTCTGCTGGACCTCAACCTGCCCAAGGGCGAGGCGCTCCGTGTCGCCAGCCGCGTGCGCGCCGACACCGCCTACACCAACGTCAGCTTCGCCCTGATGTGGCACAAGGCGATCGAGGCGGCGACGTTCCGCCAGCACGCCGGCCGCACGACTCGCGATTCAGCGCTGTCGGCAGAGGACTTGCGCCGTGCGATGGCGCGCGAGCTTAGCCCCGGCGGCTCGGCTTTTGTCCCACGGCGGTAG
- the bamD gene encoding outer membrane protein assembly factor BamD, which translates to MKWHAPLAVALIAATALMGCGAKKRLSADEYFSKATKDFEDGSYQLAIEQYREMLDQYPFTEHGEEAELKIAHGHYLGGNLAEALAAFTDFQRRHPTSPQLAFVGYVLGQCYKQQMGTIDRDQTASQNAHNYFATVAQQYPSSPFAQLAREQLADCRARLAGHELYIADFYAQRDNRRAAEMRLLALVSRYNDTDISADALSQLARIYRKQNDSERALLADAALAQRFPHSKPASGARRRIARSGKQEVLNGDDPMPRLLAGLPRTTADPLAAPVLVPGIEPPRERPVPSAVPALAPPAPLAGSPY; encoded by the coding sequence ATGAAGTGGCATGCACCTCTGGCCGTTGCTCTGATCGCGGCCACCGCCTTGATGGGCTGCGGGGCGAAGAAGCGGCTCTCCGCCGACGAGTATTTTTCCAAAGCGACCAAGGACTTCGAAGACGGCTCTTATCAGCTCGCCATCGAGCAGTACCGCGAGATGCTCGATCAATACCCGTTCACCGAGCATGGCGAAGAGGCGGAGCTCAAGATCGCCCACGGGCACTATCTCGGCGGTAACCTCGCCGAGGCGCTCGCCGCATTCACCGACTTTCAGCGCCGCCACCCGACCAGCCCCCAGCTCGCCTTCGTCGGTTACGTGCTGGGCCAGTGTTACAAGCAGCAAATGGGCACCATTGATCGCGATCAGACCGCATCACAAAACGCGCACAACTACTTCGCCACCGTGGCGCAGCAGTACCCGAGTAGCCCTTTCGCTCAGCTGGCGCGCGAGCAGCTCGCCGATTGCCGCGCTCGTTTGGCGGGGCATGAGCTGTACATCGCCGATTTCTACGCCCAGCGCGACAACCGCAGGGCGGCGGAGATGCGGCTGCTCGCTCTGGTCAGCCGCTACAACGACACCGACATCAGCGCTGACGCGCTGTCGCAACTGGCGCGCATCTACCGCAAGCAAAACGATTCCGAGCGCGCGCTGCTTGCCGATGCAGCGCTGGCGCAGCGTTTTCCACACTCGAAGCCGGCTTCCGGCGCGCGCCGGCGCATTGCGCGCTCGGGCAAGCAAGAGGTGCTCAATGGCGACGACCCCATGCCTCGCCTGCTGGCCGGTCTGCCGCGAACCACCGCCGATCCGTTAGCCGCGCCGGTCCTGGTGCCGGGCATCGAGCCGCCGCGCGAGCGCCCCGTCCCCTCCGCTGTACCGGCGCTCGCCCCGCCCGCCCCGCTGGCCGGCTCGCCTTACTGA
- a CDS encoding NTP transferase domain-containing protein: protein MKAGIIAAGQGERLARAGVHGPKPLVRVGGLPLIAHTLNGIRAAGIAEVACIINEDSAAVAAYCHAQAPDLSFTFVHRSTPSSMESLFALAPHLDGESFLLLTVDAIIAPAAVGAFARAAAERADADGVLALNDFVDDEKPLRVRCDNNGRITAIGAAAADSPLITAGFYTLRPAIFAEIEAARAAGLSALRQFLGHLIARGYRLYGQPVPKCVDVDRAEDIVTAEAFIRSGYTA from the coding sequence ATGAAGGCCGGCATCATCGCCGCCGGCCAGGGCGAGCGCCTGGCGCGCGCGGGCGTGCACGGCCCGAAGCCGCTGGTGCGGGTGGGGGGCCTGCCGTTGATTGCGCACACCCTCAACGGCATCCGTGCCGCCGGGATCGCTGAGGTCGCTTGCATCATCAACGAGGACTCGGCGGCGGTGGCGGCCTACTGCCACGCGCAGGCACCGGATCTCTCGTTCACCTTCGTGCATCGCAGCACGCCGAGTTCGATGGAAAGCCTGTTCGCGCTGGCGCCGCATCTGGATGGCGAGTCGTTCCTCCTCCTCACCGTGGATGCCATCATCGCGCCGGCGGCGGTGGGCGCCTTCGCGCGCGCTGCTGCCGAGCGAGCTGATGCCGACGGCGTGCTCGCGCTGAACGATTTCGTCGACGACGAAAAGCCCCTGCGGGTGCGTTGCGACAACAACGGCCGGATCACCGCCATCGGCGCGGCCGCCGCGGATAGCCCGCTGATCACGGCCGGTTTCTATACGCTTCGGCCGGCCATCTTCGCCGAGATCGAGGCCGCCCGCGCTGCCGGCTTGAGCGCGCTGCGCCAATTCCTGGGGCACCTGATTGCGCGGGGCTATCGCCTCTACGGCCAGCCCGTGCCCAAGTGCGTCGACGTGGATCGCGCCGAAGACATCGTCACGGCCGAGGCCTTCATCCGCAGCGGCTACACCGCATGA
- a CDS encoding HAD family hydrolase, with the protein MTERLNGLRAILFDFGGTLDGPGVPWVERFAAAYHAAGLTVAPERLHEAVGFATRQAYHCPEAPSFDLRATVEFHVHCQFAYLQLGNAGAAEAIIERFVAQTAAALAHSRGLLARWQRRFTLGVVSNFYGNVARLLAEAGIVPLLAVMIDSTVAGVSKPDPRIFTLALDQLGLSAAAALYVGDSLQQDILPARAAGMRTAWLRGSQAVPEQLPADLCLDTLGELEQVLGA; encoded by the coding sequence GTGACCGAGCGGTTAAACGGCTTGCGCGCGATTCTCTTCGACTTCGGCGGTACGCTCGACGGGCCGGGCGTGCCGTGGGTGGAACGTTTCGCGGCGGCCTATCACGCGGCCGGGTTGACGGTGGCGCCCGAACGCCTGCACGAGGCTGTCGGTTTCGCTACGCGCCAAGCCTACCACTGCCCCGAGGCCCCGAGTTTCGACCTGCGGGCTACGGTGGAGTTTCACGTACACTGCCAGTTTGCGTACTTGCAGCTCGGGAACGCGGGCGCGGCTGAGGCCATCATCGAGCGGTTTGTGGCGCAGACGGCCGCGGCGCTGGCGCATAGCCGCGGGTTGCTGGCGCGCTGGCAGCGCCGCTTCACCCTCGGGGTGGTGTCGAATTTCTACGGCAACGTCGCCCGCTTGCTGGCCGAGGCCGGCATCGTCCCGCTGCTCGCCGTGATGATCGATTCGACCGTGGCCGGCGTCAGCAAGCCCGATCCGCGCATCTTCACGCTCGCCCTCGATCAGCTCGGCCTCAGCGCCGCCGCCGCGCTCTACGTCGGGGACTCGCTGCAACAGGACATCTTACCGGCGCGCGCCGCCGGGATGCGGACCGCGTGGCTACGCGGCTCGCAAGCCGTGCCCGAGCAGCTCCCCGCCGACTTGTGCCTGGACACTCTCGGCGAGCTCGAGCAGGTGCTGGGGGCATGA
- a CDS encoding CoA transferase, whose product MSQLPLAGLRILAFTQLGAGPYAMTVLADLGAEIIKVEDPTSGGDEARTVPPHAEGGDGLYFQSLNRNARSLTLNLRTAAGRALLHRLVQVCDAVYSNPRGDLPAKLGLDYDSLKQVNPKIVCCALSGFGKTGPMRADPGYDYLLQAMAGFMSLTGDPGTAPAKCAVSIVDFSGGLMSAVGMLIGLLRARATGIGCDVDVSLLDTAVSLLNYLAVWVLNTDLRLERLPDSAHQTMVPSQSFATRDGYLVIMCMKEKFWTRLAERLGLGHLLDDPRFRTFADRLAHRGELVAILKDVMRGKTNAEWLALLRGHVPCAAVATIEEALQNEQVLAREMVVAYEHPRFGNIREVGCPIKIDDIRPRYGPASPLGADTEDLLESLLGLSTGEISALRAAGAI is encoded by the coding sequence ATGTCACAGTTGCCACTCGCAGGGCTCCGCATCCTTGCATTCACCCAGCTCGGAGCGGGGCCGTACGCCATGACCGTGCTCGCCGATCTGGGGGCGGAGATCATCAAGGTCGAAGACCCCACCAGCGGCGGAGACGAAGCCCGCACCGTTCCGCCGCATGCCGAAGGCGGGGACGGCTTGTACTTTCAATCACTCAACCGTAACGCACGGTCGCTGACGCTCAACCTGCGTACAGCCGCGGGCCGCGCCCTGCTTCATCGCCTGGTGCAAGTTTGCGACGCGGTCTACTCCAACCCGCGCGGCGACCTGCCCGCCAAGCTCGGCCTCGATTACGATAGCCTCAAGCAGGTGAACCCGAAGATCGTATGCTGCGCCCTGTCGGGGTTCGGGAAAACCGGGCCGATGCGGGCCGATCCGGGCTACGACTATCTGCTGCAAGCCATGGCCGGTTTCATGAGCCTGACCGGTGACCCCGGCACGGCGCCGGCTAAATGCGCGGTCTCGATCGTCGACTTTTCCGGCGGCTTGATGTCGGCCGTCGGGATGTTGATCGGCTTGCTGCGCGCACGCGCGACCGGCATCGGCTGCGACGTCGATGTCAGCTTGCTCGACACCGCGGTGTCGCTGCTCAATTACCTGGCGGTGTGGGTGCTCAACACCGACCTTCGCCTCGAGCGCCTGCCCGACTCGGCGCATCAGACGATGGTACCGTCGCAGAGTTTCGCCACCCGCGACGGCTACCTCGTGATCATGTGCATGAAGGAGAAATTCTGGACGCGCTTGGCCGAGCGCCTCGGACTCGGCCATCTGCTCGACGATCCGCGCTTTCGCACTTTCGCCGATCGTCTGGCGCATCGCGGCGAGTTGGTTGCCATCCTCAAGGACGTGATGCGCGGGAAGACCAACGCCGAGTGGCTCGCCCTGCTGCGCGGGCACGTGCCCTGTGCCGCCGTGGCGACGATCGAGGAGGCGCTGCAAAACGAACAGGTGCTGGCGCGCGAGATGGTCGTCGCCTACGAGCATCCCCGCTTCGGCAACATTCGCGAGGTCGGCTGCCCGATCAAGATCGACGATATCAGGCCGCGTTACGGGCCGGCTTCGCCACTGGGTGCCGATACGGAGGACCTGCTGGAATCGCTGCTCGGCCTCTCGACCGGTGAAATCAGTGCCCTGCGGGCCGCCGGTGCGATCTAA